gttggcagtgtaattccatctttgcaagtggagatgcgcctcactgcagaaactccttgagtggagagaccagcgagaatctctgactcgggaacgttcttcaaatccctttcaacaatacctcctcgtgaagaattcaaggtagcatggggtgtaaccttaataggtatatccccaattgcctttgatttcaacaggagttcactgtgttgggatgtggatgtttcaactaatatgtcaccagatcgaagtttctttactgattttggagagccagcaagtccctctagtcccttttgaataaaaaaaggggacatttgccctaaaggtttttccaaaagagaatgtaatataagaaaatgaggtacgtgtgtttctgatgttgaagattgctgttctgagtattcaagacgtggtcgcttacccattgactgtttttttacaattttatttaaattttttgaggatccataggaaaaggaaaaatttcggtacccactgacccccacccaccatggagccctacaaggggacgcactacaaagtcacgcaaggacaatgcagcaacgccagggtttcttgagcactatacccaaacaccagcatcaggcacaatgtccacaacacccgttgagaacttccaacactggtacttggttgactctagcccaagtggaccagccgattgacccaagtggggccacccaaaggccgcctgcCTACAGGaattgaggccaaagtggtgtgttagggttggaccctcaaccaccaggatcctctcctccccttcacgggtcgccacgcacggcaaacacgtgggtggatgtttagatcccagagaaggtaaccagatagaacagaaccttccctgggaggtccctcaccacgcacaggaatccacaccgaggggacaGTCAAGAGACTGACAGTCCTTCTTAGATAAAATTATAGATCTTAAGTACAGAGCACTTATtagctccccaagaggtggaaaagAGGATGCAAAGCATATTCAGTACTGTTGTAATTTGTCTTTAAGCTAATTAATATGtggaataaaagtcagcttactGTCAAGAAGAAGTCCTAAGAACTTGATTTCAGCTATCAAAGGGATTTGTGCACCTTCCAGATGGAATTGGAAGTGTGTAAACCATATTGGTAACAAAATGTATGTAGCTGCTTTTAATTAATCTTATTCACATGAGCTCGGTCAAATAAACcaagtttgtaaccattttatactcattctcatttccatactattacttttaatattttagtattttcacaCAATTTggcagtaaacattacaagacctctgtatataaaaaatacatatttttaatgaagtacttgTTAATAAAGGTTTGCCTCTAAATTTATCAAgtagttttattaactagtccaagtgcaaagtgactttcatgttaaaattaaaaatacttttattcatttgaaaatttactaatttatgtaatctctaaaaaccttttcaataattataaaatttacttttcagtaCCCTATATACAAGGTTGACCtaaattatcttttcatttttcattctcAAGCAACTTCACATGTAACATCAAACTACATTTATACTAAAACAGTAGACATctgttttacttaaattttattgccctttgaactgccTCCAACTAATAATCCCATCACATACAAGTAGTAAGTTACTTGGAAACTCAAAGCTTAAATTACCATATCAAATTACATAACAGTAAGAAAAATCTTGTGAagaatgtttattattgtttctctttATCTTACCTCATCTaacttattaattgttattatatgatgtacaccagaaaataaagaaaaattacatggATGAATTACACATCtcaataattatcataatttttccggctttctaactatgtgataaGAGCCTCAAAATCTAGCTGAGCTTGTTGATGTGATGCCAGTGAGAAcaaatgtgaaactaaaaatgGAAACAGACAATGTACAAAATTACGTCATTTTATAGATTACAGCTTTGGCTTtccattcattataaataatatggtaTAAAATATCCAAGTGAACTATTGGCAATTTGTGTAAGACAGGATATGACAGATGGGTGTTGCAAGGTggttctgattttctagtttatggctctgtaaATAAGTAACAAGAAAgttatgaaaattatgttttgcctAAGTAATATCTATatcataatgagtaatttatgttaaattttgtacttttcagagagttgataaataaatcaGAGAAGAAGAAAAACCTGAAAAGCAAGTATCACATTCTCATATCAAAAGAAACTgggcattttaaaaataaatccttGTAAAGTTAAgaacttaaagtttataaaatattaattaaattttgatgccAACTTTATTCATACATAATAACTACatagtttaattaaatcttgAATGTAACTCTAAAAAAATCATGATGTTCACAGTTTGACCTGATTGTGGCAAGTGTTGATCAAtacataaagtaagaaataaatgaaataaacaaaaatctacGGTAGAAATGAATAAGAAAGCTAAAACGTTAGAGTAAAGGCCTcatatttactaaaaattaaatacatatttttgtgtgCACATATTACTGTAATGTTAAAAAGATTTCATGTGTACTATAAAAACAGTGTAGTATATGCTGCAGCAATATCCAACCcagtaaaaaattgttttcttatattaacCACAAAATATACAGTTTCTATGTCACATGGTATTTACTTCCTGAAAAATGTCTGAAATGTCACAGAAAAACAGAACagaataaattcattatttaaatatgttactttgtTATCTTTTACCAAACTAGGCACCTTGTGtatgtataaatgtaaataaattcagTATCAAAATATGAAGAATGAAAAAATGTTAAAGGCAAAGGCAGTTATTATGAgttattgtttattcttatttttctgtgattacaataaatatagataatttggtttttgatattcataaatatcaatgatcttaataacaaattaaaatcaaattttgaaattcCAATTTGAAAGGAACAGCATTTTACTTATAATAGACAGAAATATCCTTCACTTAAAAGCACTTCATTCACAGCTTATTTGTGTGAAAAGTTACTGATTTTGAAAATactaatataacatataacaataacttaaacTGCCTTGTTACAAACCAGAGATTCTCACCTAAGTATCCAGAAGTTATTTACGACATCCATTCAAAACTAAGACTACTACAGAATTTGTTTATTGTGGTAGCTCAATGAATACCAAGTTACTAAAGTATGATACCTGTACTCAATTAAAAATACCTTATACATATTTTGAGTCActgtttaaatgaaaattacatttagcATAGGATTTCTACttgcaataataattataacttaagcAAAGATATATGTCTCTTCTGTCTCATGCATCCCAGTTTGCACTGAAAATCAGTTATCTACACCAAAGTTcactattttaaaatcaatataaatttctGAAGAAAGATGAATTACCTTTACCAATACTGAAAGCAGTTCTGAGGTAAAACTTCTACAGTAAGAGTAGTATGATAAACACCACACATATTTTAGATTTAACCTTCTGTTTGTCACTAGTAATACTCTTTACCTagtaaaacatacacacaaacaatttCTCAGAATTAAAggaacagttttttgttttttttttattcagcccAAAATTGTCAAGTTTGAATATTCAAATTTCTCTATAGAAAAACAGAATCCAATGTGTTAAAATGAAAGGCAAAGATCATTGAGACCAAACAGATTATAAAcggatttaataaatatttttgtttaacctCTCTTCATGTAAAATTCACACAAGTGGCTTCAATAAATAATCAAcggctaaatttaaaaaaaaaaaaaaaaaaattccaaaagtCACTGATAAACCTATGAAAGGATGGCAATAGTTGTTAAGGAACTTTGAAAAATGATTCCTGTGTTGTAGTCCTGATATTACAGGGATGTGCTCAGGTATTCTTTGCATTAATTTTCAGAGGTTtagttcaaaataacaataaagttagagcAAAAAGTTTTCACATTGATTTGGCAATGctatacaaaatgtaataaactggtattttttgtGACAtagcttattaaaatatatttatcaaatggtACTTCTTTtctaactattattattaataggccagcaataataataataataatcacaatacaGTGTCAAAGAGAAGTATCCCATTTTGTAATACATCAGATGTTAAGATGAAATTCCAACCAAAAAATTCTGGGATAGACTGTActttgtaaaacttgtgtatctgttgttgttattggcagtaacataaaacatttgagTATCACTATAACAAAGTATATTCTGTAAAGATGCAAACCTTATCTTTGTTTTGACCAAAAACTTATTTAGCCTATTCTTTAAGACTTTTCTATTTATGACTGTCATGATTGTATCAAAAGTGTCTATTTTAAGCCAAACTTATCTCATTTAATAAAACTGCACTACTGACTGTGGTTTTGTCTTCAAAATTCTTGCCACTGCTCTTAGTTTAAACATTCTTGGCCTTGACACCAACACTTGTAAGCTCTGGTCTTCAATCCAAGATTGGTTACttgaaattactctttttttaatgaagttttgaAAATATCCTAAACCTAATTATCATTACACTTGTACATAGAAACAAactcaacaatattagtacctTTTATACTATCAAACCAATTCAAAACAATGTttccaatttatttattattatatatttatatacagaaataaacaaagaGGTAGTGTAACCCTAGTTAGATGTTTATAAATGATATGATGGCAAGTAATAACTAAGTCAAAAATATTTGCCTCACAACAATCATTTCCCagatgaaaatattaagaaatagcagtaatagttttattgaatttaattttttttttgaaagatgaaaattattACAAGGTGAAACGGAGTGTGACTTCTGAaagataaagaatgtttttaactaTGCCTAGAACTTTGAAATAACAAGTGCAAGTATAAGAATAGAGATAATTTCCAATTCGTGATGTAgggcattattttttttttacaagttggaaagaatattttcaattttcaagATTGGGAATAAAAACATAGATGAAACTTGcacagaaaaattgaaaaaaacaaacaaataataataataaccggTGACAAATTATACTTCCAAACCAAAAAGAGTATGGTAACGGGTTAGTGTTTAAAatcaaactacacaatgagctaccaaTCAGTGCTGCGCTCATCACAGGTATTAAAACatggtttttaacattataaactatgAATTATTTAACCAAAATAATGGAGGTTACAGAATCAAAGTATTTTTTCCCACACAATACACGTATATTacatgttagtttttatttttttttaactgaatataaaaatttatggttggataaatattatacttttgcaGATATTTTCTTGTATTCCAACACAACATTTTTACTTGTAGGTTATtcagtaaaaactaaaaaacGTTACTCACCTAGTTCCATGCCTCAGTTCATTTTCCAGCCACCTAATTGCTTCTCTTGCTCCCACACTTTCTTTCTTACGTTCATCAAGACTAGCTGTCACTAATAACAAGTGAGGAAACAAAGTAGTAGTTATAATAAAATCACATTCAAACTATCATGTCTTACATTttccaaacacacaaaaaaagcaCTTATAATTAggagaaaaaaaatacttaatcaATATTGAACTCTGAATTATTGTTTCAAGTCATACAGTGGTGTTCAGTGCACATCATAACTTTTACTAAGTTACAGTTAAAATgcaattaaacaactttattgtcaATGCACGTGAAAATGTTTGGCATCAATACATAATTTACAATTCAAGTTTCAATTAGTTTAAAAAGGatatatttatgtcaatttttaatctttatttctaCATGTCACACAATACCTTTTAGctctgaattatttgttttaagctTTCTTTCTTCCCTTTAAGTGTTACAATATTCCATAATTAGATACTCTGATAACAGATACTAACAGgccagaaattaaaataagaatgtcTGATctctttctaaattatttatttactcatgCTTTCTTGTTAACCTtacatatttataaccaatagaaaagcCATTCTATGACCTACGTGACTGTAAtgtctttgtttcattttagtaaAAGGATATCAGTATTCCactaggtaatgaaatttttaaacctTTTCATAAGTAGGTAAGTTAGAAAGAAAGATAAGTATGAGTAATTCTGTTTTACTCTTTGAACTTTATTTCCAAAAtgagtatttgaaaattatacaattattttggGACAACCAACTTAGGTTCGATGAAGATCAGCTTCCAAGATCAAAAAGGTTTCAATCCTGAagtgttgaatttttttctttaacatgttattttttttataaatgtgtaaactttaaccaaaaagtcctaaaatgtacaaattaaaaatttaataggttagattaaaaaaaaggtaaatggGAATTTTGTTGCCTTGAGGAATGCACAAAGAATATATGTTGTTAGATGATAGGTGACGTAtcctaattgtttttaaaataaaatccctGCACTTTGTTACTATAGATTATAATGAAGCATgaataaagagaaacaaaacaacaaaattaaaacagaagtACACTGTTACAAGCTTGTTGCcatttaggataaataattgtaattttctgcTGAAATCTGCAGTCATCCTAAAAAGAAGGAAAGGATAATTAAGATATCATGTTTTGTTGTGTTGGTTACAAGGCCAGTCAAACAGAGAGCACCCATATAGTgttaaaaattgagaaaatagcagatgaaatacaaatttgtattaaaaactttcaACACACATTTAGAAGGTTCTAGAAGTAATTATAGTGGAACAACCTCTCTGAGTAAGAAGGGAATAACACAAttttctatgtttgactttcaTATTGTGCTGAGTAACTTGACTCAACAAGAGTATCTATAaccttcagttttatttattaattacgaaGCAAAAACTAATAGTAGAAGTAAACTGTGCTACTGAATGTAGTTACCAACAGATGgcacaacaataacaaatctcTTGGATAATCTCAACTGCTTTAACAATGCCAAATGTTGACAGAAGGAGCTAATGTCAGGAACCAGATAAGGGGAAAGTTGGGGAAATCCTCCTCCTTTCACTTTAGATTCCAAATCATTCACTTCAGCCTAGATCCACATACCCATATCAGTGAAATATTAGACATATGAatcaaaaaaaaattactgatatGTTTCATCATTTAAAAAATTTGTATACTAAAGGAAAAACcactaacattaaaatattagtcaAGTAGAATTtgcaaacaagaacaaaaaatatataaaaaataaattgacatcATAAACTGATATGCTTTATACAACATAAGAcagttaacatatatttatatttgtaataatactaTAGAGTCGtgacaatatatttttcacaacattCCTACCTTCAACCACAGATGAGCCATGTTCCACATCATCTGTTTTCTTTGACCTACAGGTTGCTCAACTCCctgagaaatataattaattcaaaagattaacactaaaaaatactcttgaaaacaacaaatacctgaataaaatttaacaggttaaataaaaacaaagtaatttattctgCTTGTTAAAACCCAGGCACTAAACTAAACAAGTCTCATCTTTGCCTagaaactatacacacacacacatttatatatatatatatcattcagtAATTAGTGCAAGGTTTCTTCTTGTGTAATGACATAAAACAGAAGTACGAAATTAATTCAATACTTctctaaagttaataaaaaattcacaattcAGTTTTTGGAATAATGGTGCATACAAGTCAGACAAAAACTTCCAGTGTTAgttttctttctccaaaactCTTCTGTTGTTTATGGTTTCATCAGgaagtttcaaacaaatattcactTACTCTTTAActgtcttatcataatatttacacatttcttCAGTCGGcatcaaattcaaatttttggtTTATCattaatgcttataacagaaacagaaaaacaaaaacaaaagagaagtgtacaaagaaacagttatgaaaaagagatggacaccagtaactagtcaataacacaataacatttagagatggacaccagtaactaatcaataacacaataacatttagagatggacaccagtaactagtcaataacacaataacatttagagatggacaccagtaactagtcaataacacaataacatttagagatggacaccagtaactagtcaataacacaataacatttagagatggacaccagtaactagtcaataacacaataacatttagattgTTATAAACTTACAGCCTCAGTACTTACAGCTCCACTGAAACTTTTTTCTGTGCTACTTGCAGTAAAGCATTCTTTTTCAGAGTTAAAACTGACTCCTGTCTTTGGGAGCCTAGCTAATAACTGGCCAAAATTGTGAAGACACTGTATGCGGAGAAAAACCTAGTAACACcacaagcaaaaaaaacaaatgtttatgtatGCATTTTAGCTTATACACTTGTGTGAGAAAATCAAATCTTGATTAACACAAAATTCAACTTAACACTTTTGAACAATCTCATTAATATTGTgtacattaatttataaacttttttttcccCTCAAAAAGTCTACATATTAGTGGTATAATATGACATTCCAGAATACATATCCACTGATATctaacaagtaaataaacattaattattacaaCACACAAAATGATTGTAAAAAAGTTAAGAGAACTAATGAAAGCTggagagcaaaaaaaaaacaaaacacaagcaTTTTATCTAAACTGGCCAGTTTCAGTGTTCTCATGACAAAAGTTTGGATACTGAAGTAACAAAAGTAACTATGTTTACACAGAATGAAGGGAGTAACAACATATATATGACATTGTTCAGTTACAATGAATGTTCCAGTGTTATATCCCACAATCTTACATCACTCTCGTTACACAAATTAAATAGACATAAACCACTAGCATATAATGATTTGTAGAAGCCTTTATGCAATCACTAAACTTGAATACAACGTGTAAttcaggaaaacaacaacaaagaaacagagcCAAACAACTATAAGTTATTACAGAGAGACTGTTGTAATATATCACTTTTACAGGGTTAGTTGTAAGCTTACAGCCTTCCACACATCCCACTTAAGCTACTTACCTGAAGAACATCTGcagaaaaatgttgaaacatttgccTGAACAAAAGTATGTTGTTATTtctaagtctgcggacttacaaccctaaaaaccgggtttcgatacctgtagtgggcagagcacagatagcccatggtatagctttgtgcttaattcaaaacaacaacaacaattcccTGTTTTgacttttgtaaatcagtatgGTTACCGTTGCCCGCAGGAGGAACTCtcagaaaacaagaaaacaaagctattatttctttttctttataccGTGAGATGACACTATCATCGACTTTATTTGTGgttttgtattttcttctttaagtttccgagaaatttatcaatatatacatGTGAGTAAAGAGAGAAGCAGTCATTaacgagaaaaaaaataaaaaaagagcttTGGTCAAGTTagtgaataaaaatatgtaataaaaaagtaattagaGCTATTTCtgtttcaaacacaaaacaaaacaaacaggaatATACGCgataactataacaaaataatGACAACACCTTAATAAAATACGTATTTAAGTTTCTCAGAAACAAAACTACTTCAATCAAGAAAGTTCACAGTTTTTTCTGTTCCATATTCCGTCTTATTCTTTGACTTTCTACGTCCTCATAACATCTTGTCTTATACATTTAAACTGAGAATAATTTCTTAGTACTACAAAAATTGATTCCAGGTACCTTTCTGGTTAAAAGCTAACACACAGGATTACATACAAAAGTCGTAGCAGTTTTCACACAAGACCTAAAACTCGAGCGTTTTATaaaatcccggtcacaccaaacatacttataCTTTCAGCCGggcggacgttataatgttacggtcaatcccactattcgttgataaagagtagcccaagagttggcggtgggtagtgatgaccagctgccttccctctaatcttacaaggctaaattagggaaaataaaatatattatgggTTCTGAACAATTCGAAAGCGCTGGAAAACGAAAAACACATTACGTCATAGTACCCGCGATTCCAAGTTGCGGAAgacgttgtttttattttctgccaCAACGGGACGCCAACCATGGATATCAGATTCACAGTGGTGAGTTGTTCCACGTAAGCAATAACGTGCTTATAAATTCACTTTTTCGTTAACGCACGTCCCTAATTAACGTTTTTTTAAGCGTTAGTAAATAAATTTCTGAACTTGAAATGTCTAAACGACACCGCAAAATAGATATcggagtttatttttaatttgaaggcGGGAGTTTTTGTGTGACCTAGAATAAACAACGCACGAGAATTCAAGATTCCGGATTAAACTCGCCAgcagataagttttttttttgtccagaaAGTTGTCCCACCTGAAGACAGCTCCGCCTTTCTCAATCGTTCAAGATAAATTTCGAAAAGAACTGCATTCTGGTGTTACGAAAGTGTTATCCCTGAGTCATTTCATGCATCTAAAGTGCACGATTCATAACTCTGGCCTTGACAGTTAGAAGGACATCCGGGAACGTTTTGTAAAGTACAAAGAACTTTCATCTTAACCGATCCGTTTGCAGCACGTGAGCACGTggtttagtttttttcttaaaccctccccaaaaaaaaaaaaagcaaaaaaaaaaaacgtttaagcAGGTTGTGTTGGGCTATAGCTTATCTTCAAATCAGAACATCAGACATTCTGACATCGCAAACGATTTATATATATCGACATCTGGTATcacattaaagttgttttatatgaagACATATTCCACTCACCATCTTCGCTCTGTCCTGTTCCccactggtatagcggtaagtctacggatttacaacactaagatcaggggctcgattccactcagtaaactcagcagatagcccgatgtggctttgctaaaagaaaaacacacatgtaaATTCTGAATGGATAAAGAAATGATTGTGATTCTCATTTTTGGTTGGGGCAAGTGCCCCTATCCCCCTGCGGGCGCCCATAACTTAATCACTTGtgtgtttcaataaatatttccaCTACTGTACATCGAGAATATCATTTGTTATGATATATTGAAATCTGGCAAGCTGTACCATGTGTTGATGTCAccttcacagaaaaaaaaatattgttatttattttacaaaaaagaatCAATAGAGAATTTTTAAAGATCTACGATTGTTCTTTACTCTTGGGTGTTTGTGTGATgtcaataaatattcttttagCAGAAGTTCGTGGTTAATAGCTGATTCAGATATCATAATTTGGAATTCGAATTTAAAAGTCCTCTCTTCCACAGTCTGTGGACTTGCAGTGCGAGAAACCGAGTTTTAATAGCTGTGGTTGAACAAACGTAATTATAAATTGttcttactgttatataaaagaaagaaacgcaAAGTATTAGAGGTTTggatctaattttaaacaaaaagttcAACAATTTCTAATGCTATGTTCCTCACGCGTATAGCCCACCATCAGTTCATCTCTCTATACTCCACGCTCAGAGTACATTGCAAGGTTATGTCAGTCATTTTCTAGGTCGAGTGCGGCCCAATTGTTTAAAATGACTGATTATCCTTTGGAAGTTCTGTAGTTCAATCCCCACCCCACAAAAAATCATGACACACTTTGAAGTTTTGAGTTCGTTACGAGCGTGGCAGACAGGCCCCACTGTTGAGTAGCCAAAGAGCGTGCGGTGGGTGCTTTTAGATATTGCCTTTCTTCTAATTCAAAGTTAAGGGCGTAAAAATCAGCACACAATAACGACACATCATCAGATAATTTCAGTAAATTTGAACTACAAACATGGAATGCATCAGAGGATAATTTCAGTAAgttgtcctccgctggtacagcggtaagtctatggacttacaacgctaaaatcaggggttcgattatcctaggtgcacacagcagatagctcaatgtggctttgctataagaaaatacacacattcaCCACAAACTTAGAGTACATTACCGGGTCATTTCAGTAAGTTTCAACCACAATCTTAGTGTGTGTGCATAACCTGATCATTTCAATCAGTCTCTACCCTACACTTTAAAGGATATTTACTCTCTCGGCTGACCTATTCATGTGGGGACACTTAGTAAACGAAAGCCACATGATTACCCTGATTCTAAAGCTAATTATATCTGTTagatgtaatataattatatttgcaAAGAACttcgaaacaaaatttaaattttaaagatgaATGAAGAAGTACAATAGTTATTCACTAGATGAACCATGTGACTCCACATGGTTTATTACATGAAACCATGTATATCAACAGTGAAAGTAAGACATCGGCCTTCGTTCAtctatacagtttatttgtttttaatttcgcgcaaagctacatgagggcgtTCTGTGttagacatccctaattttgcagtgtaagatcagagggaaggcagctagtcattaccaaccaccgccaactcttgggctacgctttaccaacgaatagtggtattgacagtctcatcataacgcccccacaactgagagggcgaacatgtttggtgtgacggaaattcgagcccgcgaccatcATATttcgagtcaagcaccttaaccacctggccatgccgggccgatctaTGGAGTCAGTTTCGAAATTTAGGTTCGAGACATCATTTTCATTAactttatcataatatttaactgatatCCGTTCTCAATGAATGAACAACATAAATTTTCCTTTTCGCTTTTTATTCATACGTATAACAAAAAAGAGAATTGTGGGTCATTTAagtagattaataaaaaaaattagatgacTTTAATAGCACTAGAAAGCCAACTCGTATGTCGATCAGCTTAAGGTCATAGACTGGCAGCTTTAAAGCCTTTAATATACAGTCAAACAccatcgttttgttttgtttgacgcAGATACTGATCTAAATATTATAACCAGTGCTACAAGTTTGAAAAGAATTGcgaatacaaataaaatgaaattaattatgtCGAGAAACCAATAAATAGGAACGTGTTtatcttttgttacgttatttTAAACTTCGAATCCTCAACAATAaaattggtttgctttgaatttcgcgcaaagctacacgagagctatctgcactagccgtccctaatttagcagtgtaagactagagggaaggcagtgagTCATcaccatcgccaacttttggaccactcttttaccaacgaaccgTGGTCATgctataacacctccacggctgaaaaggcgagcacgtttcgcgcgaccgagattcgaacccgcgaccttcagattacgagtcgaacgccctaacccacctggcctctGTTTAATATGAGCT
Above is a genomic segment from Tachypleus tridentatus isolate NWPU-2018 chromosome 11, ASM421037v1, whole genome shotgun sequence containing:
- the LOC143231799 gene encoding nonsense-mediated mRNA decay factor SMG5-like isoform X8, giving the protein MFQHFSADVLQVFLRIQCLHNFGQLLARLPKTGVSFNSEKECFTASSTEKSFSGAVSTEAGVEQPVGQRKQMMWNMAHLWLKAEVNDLESKVKGGGFPQLSPYLVPDISSFCQHLALLKQLRLSKRFVIVVPSVVTASLDERKKESVGAREAIRWLENELRHGTRAIN
- the LOC143231799 gene encoding nonsense-mediated mRNA decay factor SMG5-like isoform X1; protein product: MFQHFSADVLQVFLRIQCLHNFGQLLARLPKTGVSFNSEKECFTASSTEKSFSGAVSTEAGVEQPVGQRKQMMWNMAHLWLKAEVNDLESKVKGGGFPQLSPYLVPDISSFCQHLALLKQLRLSKRFVIVVPSVVTASLDERKKESVGAREAIRWLENELRHGTRVISSNQSWIEDQSLQVLVSRPRMFKLRAVARILKTKPQSVVQFY
- the LOC143231799 gene encoding nonsense-mediated mRNA decay factor SMG5-like isoform X4; this encodes MFQHFSADVLQVFLRIQCLHNFGQLLARLPKTGVSFNSEKECFTASSTEKSFSGAGVEQPVGQRKQMMWNMAHLWLKAEVNDLESKVKGGGFPQLSPYLVPDISSFCQHLALLKQLRLSKRFVIVVPSVVTASLDERKKESVGAREAIRWLENELRHGTRVISSNQSWIEDQSLQVLVSRPRMFKLRAVARILKTKPQSVVQFY
- the LOC143231799 gene encoding nonsense-mediated mRNA decay factor SMG5-like isoform X3 translates to MFQHFSADVLQVFLRIQCLHNFGQLLARLPKTGVSFNSEKECFTASSTEKSFSGAVSTEAGVEQPVGQRKQMMWNMAHLWLKAEVNDLESKVKGGGFPQLSPYLVPDISSFCQHLALLKQLRLSKRFVIVVPSVVTASLDERKKESVGAREAIRWLENELRHGTSNQSWIEDQSLQVLVSRPRMFKLRAVARILKTKPQSVVQFY
- the LOC143231799 gene encoding nonsense-mediated mRNA decay factor SMG5-like isoform X7, which produces MFQHFSADVLQVFLRIQCLHNFGQLLARLPKTGVSFNSEKECFTASSTEKSFSGAVSTEAGVEQPVGQRKQMMWNMAHLWLKAEVNDLESKVKGGGFPQLSPYLVPDISSFCQHLALLKQLRLSKRFVIVVPSVVTASLDERKKESVGAREAIRWLENELRHGTRPELTSVGVKAKNV
- the LOC143231799 gene encoding nonsense-mediated mRNA decay factor SMG5-like isoform X6; this encodes MFQHFSADVLQVFLRIQCLHNFGQLLARLPKTGVSFNSEKECFTASSTEKSFSGAVSTEAGVEQPVGQRKQMMWNMAHLWLKAEVNDLESKVKGGGFPQLSPYLVPDISSFCQHLALLKQLRLSKRFVIVVPSVVTASLDERKKESVGAREAIRWLENELRHGTRQYFLKMDFSMKHVL
- the LOC143231799 gene encoding nonsense-mediated mRNA decay factor SMG5-like isoform X5; its protein translation is MFQHFSADVLQVFLRIQCLHNFGQLLARLPKTGVSFNSEKECFTASSTEKSFSGAVSTEAGVEQPVGQRKQMMWNMAHLWLKAEVNDLESKVKGGGFPQLSPYLVPDISSFCQHLALLKQLRLSKRFVIVVPSVVTASLDERKKESVGAREAIRWLENELRHGTRTIVRVWNGLEPGMDL
- the LOC143231799 gene encoding nonsense-mediated mRNA decay factor SMG5-like isoform X2; translated protein: MFQHFSADVLQVFLRIQCLHNFGQLLARLPKTGVSFNSEKECFTASSTEKSFSGAVSTEAGVEQPVGQRKQMMWNMAHLWLKAEVNDLESKVKGGGFPQLSPYLVPDISSFCQHLALLKQLRLSKRFVIVVPSVVTASLDERKKESVGAREAIRWLENELRHGTRVPVQLGSMLNNSMDHLHLLFQIFHHYHLFLWMMKVSQMTKL